The following coding sequences are from one Rhipicephalus microplus isolate Deutch F79 chromosome 3, USDA_Rmic, whole genome shotgun sequence window:
- the LOC142802683 gene encoding uncharacterized protein LOC142802683, with the protein MHPTHHIGRRNRRAEDLEKKFGNSKDTVYVDAARYDCHRGFAVAITDHVGTCVTSATIGTEDTEAAEEAAIALAIATTDAEVIIGDSQAAIRNYASGRISREAARILQIHERNICRKNDSFLVWTPAHTDPPPAGNATAHAAARGLTRRASTPADSPDVSHTSTAMREWTWGERMTTFRDITQHHRLNRCKYPPPHAKLNKKQQVAWRQLQTHTYPNPVILRLCYPGIYTSDACKACGARATLQHMLWKCTGNAQQSPTNPVDMAVSNSEARWEAALLSHDLADQLWAVRQAQDAARVQGFEAVT; encoded by the coding sequence atgcacccgacacatcacatcggtcggcgcaacaggcgcgccgaagaccttgaaaagaaattcggcaatagcaaagacacagtttacgtggacgcggcccgttacgactgccaccgcggcttcgcggtcgcgatcacggatcatgtaggaacttgcgtcacgagtgcgacgataggcacggaagacacggaggcggccgaagaagctgccatagccctcgcgatagccaccacggacgccgaggtgataataggcgactcgcaggcggcaatacgcaactacgccagcggccggatctcccgcgaagcggcccgcattctccaaattcacgaacgcaacatctgccgcaaaaacgacagtttcctcgtatggacccccgcccacacggaccctccgcctgcgggcaacgcgactgcccacgccgcggctcgaggacttacacgccgagcttcgacgcctgccgacagtcccgatgtctcgcacacttcgacagcgatgcgggaatggacgtggggggaacgcatgaccactttcagagacatcacgcaacaccacagactgaacagatgcaaatatccaccaccccacgccaaactaaacaagaaacagcaggttgcctggagacaactacagacacacacgtacccgaatccggtgatccttcgcctctgctacccaggcatttatacgtccgacgcgtgtaaggcgtgcggagccagagcgacgctgcagcacatgctgtggaagtgtaccggtaacgcgcagcagtcccctacgaacccggtagacatggcagtctcgaacagcgaggcgcgatgggaggcggctctgctcagccacgaccttgctgatcaactgtgggccgtccggcaagcccaggatgccgcccgggtccaaggattcgaggccgtcacctag